Part of the Vigna angularis cultivar LongXiaoDou No.4 chromosome 1, ASM1680809v1, whole genome shotgun sequence genome, GTCATTATTTGAACAGGGGTACTGAACCCACAAAGGATTCATGGCATTATCCTTGGAATCTAAGTAGAGGGAGCTATAGTCCATACAGTTACTGTTGGAATAGGAATGTTGCTGTGACACAGAGAATGAAGTGACATTATTGTTGTAAGTGTTTGGTTGTGGAGTATGATGATTAAACAATGGGAGTGCATTATTGTTAGTACATGGTGTCATGCCCAATTCTAATTGTGAAGTAACATCATCCGGCATGGGAGGAGGACGATGCTGTTGCTGTtgctgttgttgctgttgctgccTACATATTTGAAGCTGTTGATAAACTGCATGAAGCTCTTCTTCTGCAAGCCATATTTGGTATTGTAACCTACAAATCTCTTCCCAACAGCCATGCACAGGGTACTTATCCCTATAATTTGCTTGAATAATGATAGAGTCCATGGCTATTTTCTTCTGGTTAGGCTCCAAAATCTTCAATATCTTAACGATGTTGCTGACTCCAAAAAGCCTGTGGACATTGAGAAAAACCTTGGGTTGGTCTGCGGGGAAGTAGGGTGCAAGAAGGCATTCAGAAGTGCACTTTCTCCTCTGATGTTTGCATGCCGCACAGGCTTGGGTCGTGCCACCCTTAAGGGTCATTGTTGAATCCCCCAGCAGCAGCTATGTTGGGAGACGATGCTGCAACCCCTCGTTTCCACGGTGGTGATTTCaatgaatggatgaagaaagagaagaacatTAGTGAGAGAGATGAAGGATGCAGTtagaggaagagaaaaagatagagaGGTAAGAGTGGAATGGTAGCATGCTTTATTAATATGCGGATCTGTTGGGCATGGAAAGACCCAGTAAAACGCCAGCTGTAGGGACATGGTGTTTTCAAGAGTGATGCCGTTAGGGATAGGTTTGTGGAGAATGTGATAACTCCTAGGTTTTAGGGTTAATTAAGTTCCATCTGCTCATTCTGTCTaggttgttttctttttctttttctttttcttttttcttctgcTGCTTCAGATTTTAAgcagtaatatattttttgatagATTTTCCACACTATGTTCTTATCATCCAAACAATCTATTCTTCAAATAACTTATCTTTTTACTATATATTCTGTATTGTTTGCATGTCAACTATACCGCAACTCACGTCTAATAGAAAACAACCATTTTTACTTTGCCTGCTGTTCACATTTCagatttaaatatcattttgaCTGTCAAATTAGACTCTGTGATTGTGACGattcttttttaataagatAAACTCGTGTATAAAATGTGATTTAAAtacactttttattttcatgttttaaaataaatcactaTTTTTAGTTTCTGATTTATTTTAAGATGCTCTTAGTGTTTCTATTGTTAGTCGTGAACAGATTCATATGTTAAGTTGATTTGTTCTgcctttgtttttcttttgtttgttagGATCGATTTGTTGAACTTCATATTTGCTTTTCTTCTGTTTGTTGAAACGACTTTTACATTGAAAGAGGCTTTCTATTAAATACAGATCTATTTTTAAACTTTCATAAATCTGTGTaatgtattaattaaattagtatatttgTTGATCAATTTCATATATCATCTAATATGTTGTAAtacctaaatattttataatcattAAAAGTTCTTAAGAAATTCCTATAATCATTATTAACCttatgataatatgaaaaatatcaattattacTTAGTTATAATGAAAACAcatgatattttaaaaccttTTTAAGATTATAACACTTTAGGTAAATCGGTGTGCAatgttttcattaaattaatataattgtaaaTTAAAGTTAAGTAGTATCCGGTTGATACATGCAAATTTAGTAAAGCATATCTATCATCACTTTTCCATTAGAAAAGGTGTGTGTTTTATAGGAGAATTTTGTGTAGTGAAGAGATGATATGGGGGCTTCTTCAATTTTAAACATGTTCATAATTCACGTAAATAAAAGGGGTAGCTTTTTGTGACTTTTGGTAATAAGTACTTTTATCTTGGAGCGAATCTTAATAAAactcataaaaaaatatctattttatcttattgtatttttttaatttattttatctttttctaataGACATTGTCCGGACTGAAATAGtaactgaaaaaagaaaatctataaCAATATATGATGTCGTTactataatttattaagaaaaattatcgaaaattttaaaataagataattcGTGAAACCAAATCGGTTTCAAAAACTGACCTTGTTTTTAAGTATTCTCGTTctaaatgaaaaatagaataacttagtttttactaaaaggaaattttaatatgattgataTTTATGACTTAAATACTTATTTCGTCCCATGTTAAGTatccagttttaaaaatgaagacttTGGgttcctatgttatgaaaaatatatgaataaggtccacaaaggAAGAACAAGTTccacaaatcatcaaagaaaaagctgaacaagatATAGAAAAAGCTCgacagcagaagagagaagagtaaAGTACGACCACATCAGTATGGACTTAACGTTgttgctgtcaacttaacggacaagaccttattcatacgtttttcataacatagggactaGGGATGACAATTTTACCCGCGGgcacgggtatccgcgggtaaaATCCGCGGCAGGTAGTAActatccgcggatatttactacccgcgggtaacgggtagcgggtattttaatacccgcttctaaacgAGTCGGGTACAGTATACTACCTGCCCCGCGGGTACCCGCTGCCcgcgaaaaattaaaaaaaaaattatatattttttaattaaattaattaaaaataaaataaaattatattgtattaggttaaatttaattaaaattaaattttaatttatatttaatttaatctatattatattatatatatttgtttgtaattttatttaaattttattttaaatatgtattaaatatattttttttgcgGGTATCCGTGGGTACCCGCGGGCCGTGGGTATTTTTTAAACAGGTACCCGACGGGTAGCAGGTCAGGTACGGGTATTTTTTAAACAGGTACCCGACGGGTAGCAGGTCAGGTAGCGGGTACAATTTTATCCggcgggtcgggttgcgggtaggcactacccgtgcccgacccgacccgttgtcatccctaatagagacccaatgtcttcatctTTAAAACTAGGTACTAAAAAGAAATTCAGATCTTAACACAAGGATGAAGTGAACATTTAAgcctttcaattttaaaattttaatattgttaattgttaaataaatatgaaattcaatgataaaaaaaataattatcaaacaaATTCAACCTTGTAACTGAAATAGTAacggaataaaaaaaattataaaaatacatgaaCTCGtcatcataatttattaaaaaaattatacaaaaaagaCTGACTTTGTTTTGTTATGTATTCTTATTCCAATTCAAAACTAAAGaataatatagtttttattaaaaataaatgttgatagggttgatatttttaattttaaaattttaatcgtTATATTATCAAGTAAATTTAAAACTcatcatgataaaaaaattaattatcaaacaaattcaagattttacataataattagtaattttgaaattattacaaaatatttaattatcaagcaaatctataataattaattttcaagattattttatgataatcaAGCAAgtccaaaacaaaaattaatttttaaaaaatattataaaaactaattatcaTGTAAAGTTGAAAGTTAACGtgataatcaaaattttatatgtaaataatttttttaaattattgaacaaatccaaaaaactaaattttttaaatattataaaaaatgtaatatgcAATTatgcttttaaaaaaaaactagtgtatataaaaaaaaaccctaCAAAATGCCAAGACAATAAGGATGCTTCTTCCTGCACTCTCATGTTTTTTTTCTACACCACCAACATTCATAAATTCGCATTTTTAccctttattaaaatatattaaaaactttagGAATGCAGCTCTAccttttcatatattaaatgtttaaacCCTCAGTTGGTCCTCATTTTTGTGTGGTAATCTTAGTTGGGTCCTCATTTTtgcaactgtctcaattgggtcatattttttgtaaaaatagaaccaattttaccctaaccgttaagtgctctcaaacggcgttaaatatAGCTAACGTGTTTATGCTGACATGTATTGTTTGATTAggtagaaattttatttaaattaaagaattatgATATGACAAAATTGAAGGTGTCAAAGAAGCTTTCAAAGCCCTTCACACGAACACCAATCCTTTCACATTCCTCTTCCCAATAGATTCCAGCACTGTCATTGACACGCTCCTCGACCTCGAAGCCAAGTCGTCGTCTTCTCCTCCGACCATAACCTTCGCAACCTCTCTCGCATCCTCTCCTCCCTCTCATCCCTAATTGATAAACTCCACAAACATAACGGCTACTTCCCACAATCCCTCCTCCAACACTTAccaaaaatattgttgttaCAGTGACCTGGTATTATATCCCAAAAAAATTTCCTTGTTGTTGGTGGTGTTGGACCCTCTCCTTTCACCCAGGCTTTTCAGACAGCTTTGTTGGGAGAAAAATCAGGGACAAatgatgaatgaatgaatgaatagaGGAAGATGATGCTCTTATGGGACAACCGTTGAATTTCTTAGTGGATCGAATTGGGTTCCTGCGGTGCCCTTTTCTGTTTCTGATTTCTTGGTGGATCGAATTGGTTCTCCAGTATATGAAACCCAAACCAATTAGCATTAATGATAAATCCAATTCGGGAAACTTTaatgtttatgataaaattgaaaattaaaatccCAATTATGTTTTTGGAATTTAATCCTCCAGAAAATCTCttttaagaaccctaattaaaGTCTGAAATTTAAATTGGGAAAATTCccaatttgaaaccctaatgcTCTTGAACCCTAAGAAAAATCCAATTTTATGGTTTCCTTCTTCTCTGGTGCTGTGGAGAAACCACCTCTAGaggcttcttcttcttcctggtTCAGGTCGTGAAGGCGCAGGCAGTGGCAGTTCGCACATCAAGTCTCGCCATTTTTGGTTTTCGCGTTCTGTTTTtgctcttcttctccttcgGTGTACTGCTCAACCATGACATATTTCATTCTCTCACGAATGGCGGCACAACGACGACGATCGTTCGGTGCGGCATAGCGGCAATGATCATTCGATGCGGCATAGTGGCAATGATTCGATGCGGCGCAGTGACAGAGGTGCGACCCATGGGGTTTCGTGTTCGCGCAACAGCAGTGACCCACAGTGGCGACCCATGAAGGCGCGACGAGGAGGACTCGCTCAAtggttttatctttttaattaccCAATCAATGGTATGCCTGCTAATGACTTGCGCCGGCGAAGCTCCGCCAACGAGGTCCATGGGAGAGTGAGCCGAGTGAAgtgggtggtggagggagtctGACCAGATTTGGATGAGTCTCAGAAAGGTTCGATCAGGAACAAATTCATTGGTTCAATTACTACTAAATTTTGTCACGTcaaaaactcttaattttaaaaaaaaaaatccacataaTAAAACACTTTTACATCAGCGTGCATAGGTCAGCAACTGCTAACGCCGTCTGAGACCACTTAACGGTTATGGTAAAAttggttcatttttacaaaaaatatgacccaattgagacggtTGCAAAAATGAGGACCCAACTGAGATTCCCATACAAAAATGAGGACCAACCGAAGGTTTTAAACCTATATTAAAAGCTTTAGGAGTGCAGCTCTTCCCTTTTAGGGCCGCTCTCCACATCATGATCCTTCACTTTCTCCACACATTCTCTGTTCACGTCTTTCGTTCCTCACTATGTTCTTAAGGAGCTTATTCGACTAAGGAGCttaataaagaattttttttcctatatcACTTCACATTTTTCTCTTTATCCCACATTTTTTAAAGtctcaaaattattttctatatttaaaaaaacctCACACTccacttcttttctttaacGGATTtcgaaattcattaaaaaatttatttttggaatgtGGGAGTGTAGGAAAAATATCGAGTGGTGCAGGGAGAAACACTTCTTAATGAATCTTGAGTGTTTCTATCTTAATCTTCACCACCTTCTCCTTGTACCtccaatattttcaaaaatatcacaTATGACCTTCCTAAAATTTTTTAACCTTTTGTCTCTCTTAATAaactcaaatttcaaatttcaaatttaaaatgacAGTCTTAcatccattttcttcttcttcatttttgtcTTACTAGACATTTATTTCGACATCTCATTTCTTGTTATTCTCCTCACTACACACTTGTTTGAACTAAACTTcaacagattttgaaatctgtcGAGACCTTCAACAGATTATCCGTTGAAGGTTACCCCTATCCAAGCAATCACCATTTTAATGATGAGGGTTGACCTGACCTGACCTATTTTTTTCAAGCCATTAGTGGGTTAGGCTAAAACGGATTAAGTTGGCCTATTTTGACATCCCTACATACTAGAAGTAGTCTATATATTGTTAAATGGTTTTCGTTCTATGCtacaattataattatgattattttcCCACGTGTTTGACAATGAACATGTTGTGGATGTCAAATTGGTTATTTTTAAGGGAAAATGCAAATTTAGGTTGCGTCTAATTGAAGGGGTTTGTGGTGTGGGACTATCCTAACTCCAATAGTATCTAACTCACATAAAAGAAGATGATTAGGTGATGAGAGTCAAAGGAGATTTCAGAGAACAAACAATATGATATGAAAGAGGATTATACTCGAGAAGTTAGTGAAGTTATATCAGTAGTGGTTGAGATATATAACATTACACTTAATCTTTGTTgtagagaaagagaagaggatgATCAATATGATAGGTGAGAAATCTCATTACTTCAGAAAGCAAAAAGTCTAAATATGTATGGTAATCATATGGTAAATCATTGGTCTCTTTTGTGAAATTTAATATATCTCATGTTTATTTATACAACtttgtagaaaatataaatatatttgatttaacttattataatgaaaattagCTTACCACTTCATATAatgtgtcttttgtttttttgtttttttttgcgataatagtattatatatatatataaaagaacaaaaataagaacTAAAGATGATAATATCTGCATCATGAAggaaattattttagaaatattataaagatgatggattgtagttttttttaaaaaaaacttatattaaatCCTTAACTtatatgttgaaaaaaaaattatattaatttttagaatgTGAAGAAAGAGGAAatgtgtttgaaaaaaaattaaaatttatgtgtaCAATTATGTATATAGTTTGAAGAGTAAGAAAAtaggtattttaaaaatttataaaagttctAACAAAATagtacataaatattttattaataaaagactcAATTATAAATAGGTTTCTagagtttatttttcaaaatactgAGACATGTGataattaaacacaattaaatATTTGTCTCGAATATTTGCGTTATTACACACAAAAGTACAGTACTGACATCCTATTTATAATGTATCAACAAAGTTGATAATAATGAAAGAGTTAGGTAAAACTTAAGAATATGTTGAAATCATATTTGAGTTTCACAATAGTTTAAATCATATCACGGCTCAACAACATGAAGTACTTACATTCTGTTTGttttcgaaatttaaattaatagtcTCACAggtaagaagaaaatataagatgtaatgATCCTATTCTACTGATAAtatgaaagagaaaatattgATGCAAAATTGGTGATTGTGATTTATGTCTCATTAGGTTGCCAATAACCAACACCATTTAAGGTAGGACAATAATCTACATATGTaacaagattttattttaatttcggagtaaatattcttatttagaaaatttgaaattggaaAGGCAGTGCTTGTGTGCTAATTGGACGACAAGGTCTAAAGTTTTGATACTAAAAATTTGAAAGTCATTGCTATAAttatattactatttatttttaaaatagtatataattactatttaaaaatggatatttatataaaattttgccaagaaattgtttaaaaaatggTAATTTTATAATGGTAACgtttgttattaaataaaacataacaataattaatatttttttacttactAGGAAAGCTgctttttgtatttatataagATAAGATGATGATGGCTGATAAAAAATGAAAGCTAAGCTATTTTATCTATGTTTTATTGATAtgatctttaaatatattttaaaagacatatttaaatcaatattaaaatcaaatgaGAGTATTaagaatgataaataaattcatttgtgGTGAGTGTTGTTAAAACGTGGTTCCAATTTTTATGAGAAATTTGTATATTGACtaaatacatattataatttttttaaaattagatatgAAAACTAGTGTGTACTTATTtgtctcatttttatttttatccattagaaaatttatattcataataTTCTCTTGTACttagtttcattttatttaaaaaggattagtttttttcttttattattttgttaaatattcataaagtttatttcaattcctaagatattttttttatcccaaCATTGATTATATTCTTTTGTGCagatttatttaaatgattttatgcagtttaaaaaacacaaatatcaattttattaaattaaatagtttttaacactcatatttaattatttctattcgtttgtaatacttttatttatttttcacatgaCATTAAATCGTTATAACATCTTGTTaccttttttgtgatttttttcattaaaaatatttaaaacattaaggAGACAAATactgtatattattatttgatggagacaaaaatgaaataaaattgaaataaaaatgaaactgaaaatatttttttaatttgaaaataagataCTCAAATCATACTCATGCCACTGATGAAACTGGGTGAAAATGAACCCACTATGAAACGATGAGTGTGTTACTGTTGAAAACTGGGATATCTAAAATTCAGTcctctaaataaaaaatagacatTCAAAGTTCTGTTGATTCATGATGAACACCTATTTCCATTCTTAAAAATATCGATACTTACGCCCCCTCACACGTTTATAAAGGGTATCGAAAGATTTGGACGTTTCAAGAGAGAAGGCGATCGAGAATATGCATCTGTAAGACATGCCTTTCAAATCAACACGTATAACATGTGTAACCCAAAGGAACAGAAGTTGTCAGTGAATGTTTGACCTTCCAGAACTACTTAAACAAAGGCATTCCTCTTtcggataaaataaaaatctcttTTTGAAGTTCCTATTGAAAACTCGTGGTTATACCAACTAAACCACAAACTTACCAATACCATCCATTTCCacacaacaaaaataactaCAAGAGTCCAAAATAGGTGAGAGCATCAATATCGTCGTcgctataaataaataaaaaaggaaaaaagagagCCTAAAAACACAAACGATATATAGAAAATTGGCCACTGAATCAAGTCTATCAAAGAGACCATAAAAGATTGACcgaatatttttttcatctgatATTGCTACAAAATCATTGTTTCCTCAATTAGCTAAAcatatcataaaagaaaaattagaaataaaattaaaagaggaGTTCAAAAAACGCATCGCATTATATTGCTGAAATGATAAAAGATACAAGTTGCAGATGGACCTTACTGTGTATTTATAGAGAGCTTATTAGGGTTTAAAATTGTTTCTAACAAGCTTAACACATCAATATTAATAACACTAATACGAAATCACGTCAGGAAATCAAGATTAACAATCTGAATTATGTAGTCAGCGACAATGACACCAAAGATCTCAAAAAAGTGTCTTTATACATTTGTAATTTAGCTTAAATGTTTGCACTGAGTTCAAAATAATCTGACAGAATGAAGGAACACGACTACAATTCTAGATGTTAAACCGCACAATACTTTGCACTAATGTATATAGAACAATGGGgtatataataataatccaTCTCACATGACGCTATTCCGAAAAAGTGTGGGGCAAAATTGTGCCAAAACCTCTCAGCTTTTTCCTCACTCAAGACTACAGTTAACATCTGCAACTAGAAATTGATAGTTAATCACCTTCAATCGTACTCAACTTACGGATCCCCATCCCACACCCAAGCGGAAGTAAACAAAAATAGAGTACAGTGTTGTGGATCCAAAGTATAGAAGCTCCTCAATTTACTGTTGCACAAAATCTGCCATGCAGCTCGTTCCAACACAATGTATCTTGAAAGGGAGAATAGTAGACCAGGAAACGGCACTCCTTTTACAGCTTAAGTGACAAGAAGCTGACATTTTGACAAATCTAATTGTATAAGAACTATACATATATCCCTTTTTCTGTTTTGAGGGAGGGGGTGGGAGGGAAATTTCTTCGACGACTAGTGAATAAACTCCCCTCGTACATGTGTTATATGTTCCCGATAATAATGGGTAATTATTTCCATCATAAAACATCCTAGGATCTTCTCATACATTACTGGCCAACCTCCACAAATTGTAGTTCATCTAGCAAATACCAAAACCTTCTTATTGGTAGGATACAAGGAATGAATCTGATATCCTCAAAACGAACCAAATGTGTTCGGTATCAAAACACCACTCTCTGGGTTCTTCTACGTCATTCTGTTACACTAAATGCATTTGTCGTCACTCTCCCCCACCAGAACCTGCTTCTATCTAAACTAAATtgtatcataaattttaaaatgctaTACATCCCATCAGAGACAAAACTAGTGACATCACTGCAACTTTGCAAATTTATTTGCCTAAATCACTTTACTGTTATGCAGAAATGTAATGCATCTGCATAAACAAGGCCACACCAGAAACCAATAGGATGCCAAACTCAACACTCTTCAGTCCAGCAAATGATCTTTTATCATTTCCACCAAAAGTTTAGTTTACAGCTTCAAAGAAAAGAACCTGAGGTTGTAGATGCCCTCTTTCACACATTGTAACAACATCCGCCCATCCACCAATTACCtggtcatttaataaaaaaatttaaacaccaagaatgacaaaaaaaattcatctgTTTATTAAATTCAACTCACCTTGACAGTCTTATCATCATACATAATCCATTGTTCATGGTCATAACTATAAGCAAAGCAATGGTAGTGCTGACCATAGTAGCAAACCTAAAAGGTTAAATAACAGATTAGCAGACATAAGACAGACAATTGGGGCAAGTGTTATTGTCATAACTGTTTTTTTTCACCCAAAAAAGATGTTgctaaaccaaaaaaaaaatagcagaATGACGTAGGGGCCGTtgataaaagtatattatttatctCAAGCTTTCATTTAGATTTTTTTCCCTTCATTTTATTAGAATAAGCTCATTTAGTATGCAAATGGAACCCTTCACCGCCAGAGAAGGcaacatttttaaaagaattttcatGGGCAAATGTTAATAATAAAGCCAAATTCATCTTAGATgcttgaaattaaattaaatataaacattcCTTACGTATTTATCATTAAAGTACATTTAGTATGCAAATGGAACCCTTCACCGCCAGAGCAGTTCCTTCAGAGAAGGcaacatttttaaaagaattttcatGGGCAAATGTTAATAATAAAGCCAAATTCATCTTAGATGcttgaaatgaaattaaatataaacattcCTTACGTATTTATCATTAAAGTACATACCACTGACACCAAGTTATGGGTGCATTCGAGATTTAAACCACCATAAAGGGCACTGATATTGATTGTGGTGCTCAGGGCAGCCAGAGTTGCTGCTATATCATCAGCACTCTCACATGTATTTTGCCAACCTAGTACTGTAAATAATAAACATGTAAGTGAAAGTATCTATAAAgcatataaaaaaatgtcaacATTCCATAAGCAACAACCTTAGGTACCTGTCATAAAAACATGGGGTGGAGTTGAGAGAAAGTGATGGATGTGGTTCAGCTTGCCACAACCATCAGCTTCTGGGTCGCAAGCCAACTGATGGTTCATCTCCACAAGATTCAAAAGATTATCAAAGAAACTTGCAGAAGACTTTTCCTAACAAGTGAAAGGGATCCAGATAAGGTACTAAACAGGCATAATTGTTTGTCCGTGCTCCCACAGCAGAAAATAAGGAACACCAAAAATTGTCTagtgtaaaaagaaaatattcataAAGCTACCTTCATATCGCGTAGGGCACTGGCATTTATATTGTGAAAGAAGGAAGTATATTTCATATGTCTGGATTCAAGACCACAGTGATAGCAGTTCATTTGTTCAAAAATGTTCATTCCAAAAAGTGAGTGTGCTATACAACTATCATTTGCACAATCCCAGGATCCCATGCAGTTACTTTCAGCTGATTCTGCATCAGAAACACTTGAACCACGAGTAAATGACCGATGAAGGCAGTCAAATATCACTGCCAGTACCTCAGAAGCATCATTCATCTGAGCCTGTCAAATGTCAGTCCGTATATTAATTAAAccattcaaagaaaaatatatcttcATTCTTTGTTTATGTTAATGTAGTTACCTCCTGGAAGAAACTACTGTGAGGATACAGATTACTTAGAGCTATCCGCAGGGATGTAGGTGCAACTGCTTCTCTCCTTGAATCCTTTGATGCAATGTCCAGTGCAGTAAAGATTTCGTACAATGCACAGACAACGCAAGGATTGCCCACATGATCATGCTCTGTTCTTGATCTGCCAAGAAATTCTACTCGAAAGCGTCTTAAATGCCACAATGACTGAGCTCAACAGAGAAACAAAATTGCTTTAGGCCATGGAAAATAATACATCAACAAAATAGTACACCAGTAGATATTATCCTTATGAGGAAAACTAAGACCTACCTGTATAATAACATTGAGAAAACAATTATATTCACCCACTTCATTCTTCAGTCCAGTACCAAGCAAAGTAGCTCCATCCAAATTATCCGTTGGGTCTTCTCCAGGCCGGCAATCAACACTATCTACCACTGAAGAAGCTCTCTGGGACATCCTTAAACTGGAAGCCAAAGG contains:
- the LOC108342317 gene encoding LOB domain-containing protein 27, whose translation is MTLKGGTTQACAACKHQRRKCTSECLLAPYFPADQPKVFLNVHRLFGVSNIVKILKILEPNQKKIAMDSIIIQANYRDKYPVHGCWEEICRLQYQIWLAEEELHAVYQQLQICRQQQQQQQQQQHRPPPMPDDVTSQLELGMTPCTNNNALPLFNHHTPQPNTYNNNVTSFSVSQQHSYSNSNCMDYSSLYLDSKDNAMNPLWVQYPCSNNDNSVGMQTPMLSSQPLPIQQNVVEDYVDMPPIFYSLDDRQSYIYSKEAYESSSEESLKDIRKCTEDVSENELKSAAACFSLTSVN